From the genome of Paenibacillus thermoaerophilus:
TGAGGCAGACAGCGGTCCAGCCACGGTCCGGCTTGCGACGCCTCTTCCTGCGGATACAAGATCCGGCATAGACCTTGCTCCGTCGCCAGCAGCGTCCACGCGCCCGCCGGTCCGGCCAGCTTATGACGATATGCTTTACGGGACATCACATCAAGTCGCCTCCTCGGCATGCATTCCGATATTCCGTGGGCGAACGGCCCGTCCTGCGGCTGAACCAGGCGGAGAAGTGGGACGGGCTTCCGTAACCGACGGCCGCCGCGACATCGGCGACGGCATCGCCGGAATGAGCAAGCAGCCTCTTGGCGTGAGCCAGTCTGGTTTGTTCGAGTTTCTGCGCCGGCGAATATCCGTTTACTTGCTTGTACACCCGCTGCAGATGATACGGGCTTACGGAGAGGGACTCCGCGATCGCCCGCAAGGTCAGCTTACCGGCGAACCGGGCTTCGATGA
Proteins encoded in this window:
- a CDS encoding bifunctional transcriptional activator/DNA repair enzyme AdaA produces the protein MDQELFDRIYQSVVRREATYDGIYYTGVRTTRIVCRPTCKAKTPKAENVTFYPSLEMALQDGYRPCKRCKPESNGRLRPDAALAAQVDAVIEARFAGKLTLRAIAESLSVSPYHLQRVYKQVNGYSPAQKLEQTRLAHAKRLLAHSGDAVADVAAAVGYGSPSHFSAWFSRRTGRSPTEYRNACRGGDLM